One Pullulanibacillus sp. KACC 23026 DNA segment encodes these proteins:
- a CDS encoding YitT family protein yields the protein MDVRKFFALIGASIVISVGINGFLIPYEFLDGGMIGIGLILNYAYGIKAGLAILLLSLPIYVYALIKERGLFIKSVHGLLLTSLLIDAFAPLSDEIFVPPLLSAILGGLLVGAGIGLMLRYETSTGGLDLLALFLSKKAGINVGILIFSFDCLVLLTGHFLIGIPLTYSIIVVACVGSMTSWVTVVHPDHWFSFRMKS from the coding sequence GTGGACGTCCGAAAGTTTTTTGCGTTGATTGGTGCTTCTATTGTGATCTCTGTAGGCATTAATGGTTTTCTGATCCCTTATGAATTTTTGGACGGCGGTATGATTGGGATCGGTCTTATTTTGAATTATGCCTATGGGATAAAGGCGGGCTTAGCTATACTGCTTTTAAGCTTACCTATATATGTTTATGCTCTGATCAAGGAGAGAGGATTATTTATTAAAAGTGTCCATGGGTTACTCTTAACCTCTCTGTTGATCGACGCCTTCGCTCCTTTAAGTGATGAAATCTTTGTCCCGCCGCTTTTAAGTGCCATTCTTGGAGGCTTGCTTGTCGGCGCAGGGATCGGCCTAATGCTTCGATACGAGACGAGCACAGGTGGTTTAGATTTACTCGCTTTATTCCTATCAAAAAAAGCAGGGATTAATGTGGGAATTCTCATCTTTTCATTTGATTGTTTGGTGCTGTTAACCGGTCATTTTTTAATAGGGATTCCACTGACCTATTCAATCATTGTCGTTGCCTGTGTGGGCAGTATGACGTCATGGGTAACGGTGGTTCATCCCGATCACTGGTTCTCCTTCCGAATGAAATCCTAG
- a CDS encoding stage II sporulation protein P: protein MPIKQRELSTRSLIWQIPVTVISLFILIGVMTTPLFQRFFYLDFVDQALHSVKAEPLVELMGAENPVFDHALPKNYETFHFSKFALQTVTHINLEDERSLLGNELPGFALYDTHIVVAGEGTNYTNVPNDTPPSLDYILKQQQQDFNQNSSDTDSNGQSSHKPSTTNVKGAQILLYSTHSWENYLPLIGKTGDPVADDAVGSGSKLQGVHLVDTWLKNDLESEGIGTDVNYQDAATVLHEHNWNTNQAYTASRSIVEDAVKSGKPYKLIIDIHRDSARENVTTAQINNKRYARVDLVIGTADPHYQQNEAIAQKLNDAMNKEYPGLSRGIFAKGLSEGNGVYNQDLSTHALLFEIGGVDNNETELKNTDAALAKIISEYVKSGS from the coding sequence TTGCCAATTAAACAAAGAGAACTGTCGACCCGTTCGTTAATCTGGCAAATCCCCGTCACCGTTATAAGTCTATTTATTCTCATTGGCGTCATGACGACTCCTTTATTCCAACGCTTTTTTTATTTGGACTTTGTGGATCAGGCCTTACATTCGGTTAAAGCGGAGCCTTTGGTAGAACTGATGGGGGCTGAAAATCCAGTCTTTGATCATGCCTTACCGAAAAACTATGAAACCTTTCATTTTTCTAAGTTCGCTTTGCAAACGGTGACTCATATTAACCTGGAAGATGAGCGAAGTCTGTTGGGCAATGAACTTCCAGGCTTCGCTTTATACGATACACATATTGTTGTGGCAGGAGAGGGCACGAACTATACCAATGTTCCGAACGATACACCACCTTCGCTCGATTATATTCTTAAGCAGCAACAACAAGATTTTAATCAAAATTCATCGGATACGGATTCAAATGGACAGTCATCTCACAAACCGAGCACGACCAATGTAAAAGGTGCTCAAATCTTGCTGTATTCCACACATTCTTGGGAAAATTATTTGCCTTTAATTGGTAAAACAGGGGATCCGGTTGCTGATGACGCAGTTGGATCAGGTTCTAAGCTTCAGGGTGTCCATCTTGTTGATACTTGGTTAAAAAATGATTTAGAGTCAGAAGGAATCGGGACAGATGTTAATTATCAAGATGCCGCAACCGTCCTTCATGAGCACAATTGGAATACAAACCAGGCCTACACGGCATCTCGTTCAATTGTTGAAGACGCCGTCAAGAGCGGAAAACCTTATAAACTTATCATTGATATTCATAGAGATTCTGCCCGTGAAAATGTGACAACCGCGCAAATTAATAATAAGCGTTATGCGCGTGTGGACTTGGTTATTGGAACGGCGGACCCTCATTATCAACAAAATGAGGCCATTGCACAGAAATTAAATGATGCAATGAATAAAGAATACCCAGGTCTTTCAAGAGGGATATTTGCAAAAGGGCTATCTGAGGGTAATGGTGTTTATAATCAGGATCTTTCTACTCACGCTCTTTTGTTCGAAATTGGCGGTGTTGATAATAACGAAACCGAATTGAAGAATACGGACGCTGCTCTTGCGAAGATCATTAGCGAGTACGTCAAATCTGGGAGTTGA